A stretch of Stegostoma tigrinum isolate sSteTig4 chromosome 23, sSteTig4.hap1, whole genome shotgun sequence DNA encodes these proteins:
- the LOC125462401 gene encoding uncharacterized protein LOC125462401, whose translation MANGGALRSVVEQRDLRVQEALAQIHVNNSRGEFGPIASSGGISNSCIREVSPKQKKANVIDSTNSYSLLLMDKADIQELPETTRRLLASNAVTGTDQSPDEENGPWKVGLDSPSFQPIMLYSTNRRLKEQLYRAFVSRAREGSFDNGALIEEIRKLRHEFSQILGYKNFAEYSISKNMAGSVERVWNFANTLRARSYPVAQQELRTLQRFANSHGHEGKLQQWDIDYWDELQSRILFSVTKEQLRQHFPLQRCVLTDFLIGSVFLNPPTIY comes from the exons GAGGCCTTAGCACAGATTCATGTAAACAACAGCAGAGGTGAATTTGGGCCCATTGCAAGTTCTGGTGGCATCAGCAACAGCTGCATCAGAGAGGTGAGCCCAAAGCAGAAAAA AGCCAATGTGATTGATTCAACAAACTCTTACTCACTGCTGTTGATGGACAAGGCTGACATTCAGGAACTGCCTGAAACGACTCGTAGACTCCTTGCCAGTAATGCGGTCACTGGGACAGATCAGAG CCCTGATGAAGAGAATGGCCCCTGGAAGGTGGGGTTAGATAGCCCCAGTTTTCAACCAATAATGCTGTACAGTACGAACAGACGGTTGAAAGAACAACTGTACAGAGCCTTTGTCTCCCGAGCCAGGGAAGGGTCGTTTGATAATGGGGCACTGATTGAAGAAATTAGAAAGCTAAG ACATGAGTTTTCCCAGATACTTGGCTACAAGAACTTTGCTGAATACTCCATCAGTAAAAACATGGCAGGAagtgtggagagagtgtggaatTTTGCTAATACACTGCGTGCCCGGAGTTACCCAG TGGCACAGCAGGAACTGAGGACCCTACAGCGGTTTGCTAATAGTCATGGCCATGAAGGCAAACTGCAACAGTGGGACATAGACTATTGGGATGAGCTACAAAGTAGAATACTGTTCAG TGTAACCAAAGAGCAGCTGAGACAACACTTTCCATTGCAACGGTGCGTTCTAACGGATTTTCTAATAGGATCTGTATTTCTTAACCCTCCAACTATTTATTAA